The Dioscorea cayenensis subsp. rotundata cultivar TDr96_F1 chromosome 19, TDr96_F1_v2_PseudoChromosome.rev07_lg8_w22 25.fasta, whole genome shotgun sequence genome includes a window with the following:
- the LOC120284114 gene encoding uncharacterized protein LOC120284114, whose product MEQQEQGDPHPHNQERVEPPEKIQEVVESTYKGESRAFEKDAEESTFSINEAANLKKMIEHVLEQKKLVPIEETPQRSKVLFIKEIMEDAIMCIAFPLTLTEHARIWFNNLKEGSISNFNQLRKEFIDAFLINARRKKDASYLLTIKQDEKESLKDYVERFRAATLEVQDLQATVAVSGMLQGTRSRDFQKSLSLDQPLTLGDLFNRANKFILSEDVMRHINTGNRDKKRKDRDETNFEGRRTGRGNEHGQIPKLKFENFTPLSQPCSTILASIEGSGLLTFPPKANKTMGKFTDPYCRFHKTHGYSTDRCRELMNEIESLVR is encoded by the exons ATGGAACAACAAGAGCAAGGTGATCCACATCCTCATAATCAAGAGAGGGTTGAACCTCCAGAAAAAATCCAAGAGGTGGTAGAAAGCACCTACAAAGGAGAATCAAGAGCATTTGAGAAAGATGCGGAGGAATCTACCTTTAGCATAAATGAGGCAGCTAATCTAAAAAAGATGATTGAACATGTTCTGGAACAGAAGAAACTGGTTCCTATTGAGGAAACACCACAAAGAAGCAAGGTTCTTTTCATCAAGGAAATCATG GAGGACGCAATTATGTGCATAGCATTTCCGCTTACCTTAACTGAGCATGCACGTATATGGTTTAATAATCTGAAAGAAGGatcaatttcaaacttcaatcagttgaggaagGAATTTATAGATGCGTTCCTCATTAATGCTAGAAGAAAGAAGGACGCTTCATACCTTTTGACTATTAAACAAGATGAGAAAGAGAGCCTGAAGGACTATGTTGAAAGATTCCGTGCCGCTACCTTAGAAGTACAAGATCTTCAAGCCACAGTAGCAGTATCAGGAATGCTTCAAGGAACAAgatcaagagattttcaaaaatctctTTCCCTAGATCAACCCCTTACTCTTGGAGATCTATTCAATCGGGCTAATAAGTTTATCCTTTCAGAGGATGTCATGAGGCACATCAATACTGGAAAcagagataagaaaagaaaagatagagatgAAACAAATTTTGAAGGGAGAAGGACTGGAAGAGGAAATGAACACGGACAAATtccaaaactcaaatttgagaACTTCACACCATTGAGCCAACCATGTTCTACCATCCTGGCAAGCATAGAAGGATCTGGGCTCCTTACCTTTCCTCCTAAGGCAAACAAGACAATGGGCAAGTTTACAGACCCATACTGTAGGTTTCACAAAACCCATGGATATTCAACTGATAGATGCAGGGAactgatgaatgagattgaatcGCTAGTACGCTAA